In a single window of the Hydrogenobaculum sp. 3684 genome:
- a CDS encoding heterodisulfide reductase-related iron-sulfur binding cluster, whose protein sequence is MSLLRYDKTKFPIQNNHAHYDEIFERMEELEAKGEILIHRITKEHKPVEVYTRTGRIKTVPTNKLWHHKSCGQCGNIPGYPASIFWFMNKFGYDYLNEPHQTSCTAWNYHGSGTSNPVALAAVWLRNMHQAWKTGYYPLIHCGTSFGSYKETREQLIMNKELRDAVRPILKKLGRLGPNGELVIPQEVVHYSEWTHANRYKIRELYEKEGKPKGIDVSNVRVAIHNACHVWKMIADDYVYDPEIYGGQRPAASTAVVKELGAIVADYYTWYDCCGFGFRHILTEREFTRSFAINRKLKVIYEDAKADVIVTHDTGCTTTFEKNQWIGKAHDMYYPVAVMSDVMFSALACGAHPYKIVQLYWNCSSYEPLLEKMGITNWKELRKEWEDTVKYINELDKAGKHDELQEFFKTYDLYEPYSRTSDGKPRASATADKVLFRS, encoded by the coding sequence ATGAGTTTACTTAGATATGACAAGACCAAATTTCCAATTCAAAACAACCATGCTCATTACGATGAAATATTTGAGCGCATGGAAGAATTGGAAGCAAAGGGTGAGATCCTTATACATAGAATCACCAAAGAACATAAACCTGTAGAGGTTTATACAAGAACAGGTCGTATAAAGACTGTGCCTACCAACAAACTATGGCACCATAAATCTTGTGGACAATGTGGTAACATTCCTGGATATCCAGCTTCTATATTCTGGTTTATGAACAAGTTTGGATATGATTATCTAAACGAACCACACCAAACTTCTTGTACTGCATGGAACTACCATGGTTCTGGTACATCAAACCCTGTTGCATTGGCTGCTGTATGGCTAAGAAACATGCACCAAGCTTGGAAGACTGGTTATTATCCTCTAATTCACTGTGGTACATCTTTTGGTTCTTACAAGGAAACTAGAGAACAACTCATAATGAATAAAGAGCTTAGAGATGCTGTAAGACCTATATTGAAGAAGTTGGGTAGATTGGGGCCAAATGGTGAATTGGTGATACCTCAAGAAGTAGTTCACTACTCAGAATGGACACATGCAAACAGATATAAGATAAGAGAACTATACGAAAAAGAAGGTAAACCAAAAGGTATAGATGTATCAAATGTAAGAGTTGCTATACACAATGCTTGCCACGTTTGGAAAATGATAGCTGATGACTACGTATATGACCCAGAAATATATGGAGGCCAAAGACCAGCAGCATCTACTGCTGTTGTAAAAGAGTTAGGAGCTATAGTGGCTGACTATTATACATGGTATGATTGCTGTGGTTTTGGATTTAGACATATATTGACAGAAAGAGAGTTCACCAGGTCTTTTGCTATAAACAGAAAATTGAAGGTAATATATGAGGATGCTAAGGCAGATGTTATAGTTACTCACGATACCGGTTGTACCACAACTTTCGAAAAGAATCAATGGATAGGCAAAGCTCATGATATGTACTATCCGGTAGCTGTTATGTCAGATGTTATGTTCTCAGCTTTAGCCTGTGGTGCGCATCCGTACAAGATAGTTCAACTATACTGGAACTGCTCAAGCTATGAACCTCTCTTGGAAAAAATGGGTATAACCAACTGGAAAGAGCTAAGAAAAGAGTGGGAAGACACTGTGAAATATATAAACGAGCTTGATAAAGCAGGCAAACACGATGAGCTTCAAGAATTCTTTAAAACCTATGACCTGTACGAACCATACAGCAGAACATCCGACGGCAAACCAAGGGCAAGTGCAACGGCTGATAAGGTATTGTTTAGATCTTAA
- the purE gene encoding 5-(carboxyamino)imidazole ribonucleotide mutase encodes MIGIIMGSSSDWEYMKEAADLLEEFEVPYEKKVVSAHRTPDLMYEYAKSAKERGIELIIAGAGGAAHLPGMVASITTLPVIGVPIPTKHLNGVDSLYSIVQMPKGIPVATVAIGNAYNAALLAIRILSIKYESLSKKLEDYKKSLEQKVYNMII; translated from the coding sequence ATGATAGGTATAATAATGGGAAGCTCATCGGATTGGGAATATATGAAAGAAGCTGCGGATTTACTTGAGGAGTTTGAAGTCCCTTACGAGAAAAAGGTGGTATCCGCTCATAGAACCCCAGATTTGATGTATGAATATGCCAAAAGCGCAAAAGAAAGGGGCATAGAACTGATAATAGCAGGGGCTGGTGGTGCTGCCCATTTGCCGGGTATGGTGGCATCCATCACTACACTTCCGGTAATAGGTGTCCCGATACCGACAAAGCATCTAAACGGTGTTGATTCTTTGTACTCCATAGTCCAGATGCCAAAAGGTATACCAGTAGCCACAGTAGCCATTGGAAACGCCTACAACGCCGCTCTTTTAGCCATTAGGATTTTATCTATAAAATACGAATCTCTTTCTAAAAAGCTCGAAGACTACAAAAAATCTTTAGAGCAAAAGGTTTATAATATGATTATTTAA
- the atpC gene encoding ATP synthase F1 subunit epsilon, with protein MLKVDIVTPKGVVYTEEVESVNIPAYDGEMGILENHMLLLTQIKPGLVYFNKDDKNGIAVGYGFADITPDKVIILTEEAIPVGNIDLEEYKKVFEEATRKLSDAKTAEEISEWQKKREMAETFINIAKHFSPKIKA; from the coding sequence ATGTTAAAAGTTGATATAGTCACACCAAAGGGCGTTGTATACACCGAAGAGGTAGAATCTGTAAATATACCAGCCTACGACGGTGAAATGGGCATATTGGAAAACCATATGTTGCTTTTAACTCAAATAAAGCCTGGTTTGGTTTACTTCAACAAAGATGACAAAAATGGTATAGCTGTAGGATATGGATTTGCCGATATAACACCGGACAAAGTTATAATACTAACAGAAGAAGCTATTCCAGTAGGAAATATAGACCTCGAAGAATACAAGAAAGTTTTTGAAGAAGCCACGAGAAAATTATCTGATGCAAAAACTGCGGAAGAAATATCAGAATGGCAGAAAAAAAGGGAGATGGCGGAAACGTTTATAAACATAGCAAAGCATTTTAGTCCTAAAATAAAAGCTTAA
- a CDS encoding DUF507 family protein has translation MRLPERLVERIINKLLSELLTKKYIEVEDVDYFKKQLLAIFKEADEEEKNLDEKAKEILKDQLSYIEKENIDYRTAYRTIRMKLAEEMKIETKPRERMNQITNRIRDLIKNDPNIEIYEDIPMIRKVISSILIEAAKEEEEIEKEVRMRIKNYSKKIVEGTSEWNILYKRIYQDTLKQRGLA, from the coding sequence GTGAGATTACCAGAAAGGTTGGTGGAAAGAATAATAAATAAGTTATTATCTGAGCTTTTAACAAAAAAATATATAGAAGTAGAGGATGTAGATTATTTTAAAAAACAGTTGCTGGCAATATTTAAAGAAGCCGATGAAGAAGAAAAAAACTTAGATGAAAAAGCAAAAGAAATACTAAAAGACCAACTATCTTATATAGAAAAAGAAAACATAGATTACAGGACAGCTTATAGAACCATAAGAATGAAGCTGGCTGAGGAAATGAAAATAGAAACAAAACCTAGAGAACGCATGAATCAAATAACCAACAGAATAAGAGATCTTATTAAAAACGATCCAAACATAGAAATTTATGAAGATATACCAATGATAAGAAAAGTTATATCTTCTATCCTTATAGAAGCTGCCAAAGAGGAAGAAGAGATAGAGAAAGAAGTGCGTATGCGTATAAAAAATTATTCCAAGAAGATTGTAGAAGGAACATCCGAGTGGAACATTCTATATAAAAGGATATATCAAGATACTCTAAAGCAAAGAGGCCTTGCTTGA
- a CDS encoding sulfurtransferase TusA family protein, with protein sequence MAIKVDRTLDASGLNCPLPVLKTKKEMAEMSSGQILELITTDPGAKADIPAYCKRTGDELLETVEEGGKIIFYLKKK encoded by the coding sequence ATGGCTATTAAAGTAGACAGGACTTTAGATGCATCTGGTCTCAATTGTCCTTTACCGGTACTTAAAACCAAAAAAGAAATGGCAGAAATGTCATCTGGTCAAATTTTGGAACTCATCACCACAGACCCAGGAGCGAAAGCAGATATACCAGCTTACTGTAAAAGAACTGGGGATGAGCTATTAGAAACTGTGGAAGAAGGTGGAAAAATTATATTCTATCTAAAGAAAAAGTAA
- the hisC gene encoding histidinol-phosphate transaminase, giving the protein MFSKRIKLLKAYKTETTPCHIKLSSNENPFDLEESVKLELLEVIKNIEFNRYPDPHATKLRQTLSKLYEVEPENIMVCNGSDEAIQYLMLGIGELDEGALIPRPTFPMYEVIANALGKPIYDVDLDENFQMNKQTLQKAIEKKPSIAFISNPNNPTGNLFKDEDIALIRKHTFTVVDEAYYDFCGKTYIKDAIKDDNIAVMRTLSKIGLASLRVGALIGTKEFIREISKLKMPFNVSSTSQAIADYIVSNHIDNIKNQIKVLTDERHRLKEALSEIKGIKVYDSCANFFLIKVNDADFIHKSLIQKGILTRNISYLPNLENHIRISIGKKEENDALINALKEIAQQVYHDNKSTTVYE; this is encoded by the coding sequence ATGTTTAGCAAGAGAATTAAGCTTTTAAAAGCCTACAAAACCGAGACAACACCTTGTCATATAAAACTCTCTTCCAACGAAAACCCTTTTGATTTGGAGGAGTCTGTAAAGTTAGAGCTTTTAGAGGTTATAAAAAATATAGAGTTCAACAGATATCCAGATCCCCATGCTACAAAACTAAGACAAACCCTATCCAAACTTTATGAGGTAGAACCAGAAAACATAATGGTTTGCAACGGCTCAGATGAAGCCATCCAATATCTTATGCTTGGTATAGGAGAACTTGATGAAGGGGCACTGATACCGCGTCCTACGTTTCCCATGTATGAGGTTATAGCAAACGCTTTGGGAAAACCCATATACGATGTGGATTTGGATGAAAATTTTCAAATGAACAAACAAACCCTTCAAAAAGCCATTGAGAAAAAACCCTCTATCGCTTTTATATCAAATCCAAACAACCCCACCGGAAACTTGTTTAAGGATGAAGATATAGCACTTATAAGAAAACATACTTTTACAGTCGTAGATGAAGCTTATTATGATTTTTGTGGTAAAACTTATATAAAAGATGCTATAAAAGATGACAACATAGCAGTTATGAGAACTTTATCCAAAATAGGCCTTGCTTCTTTGAGAGTTGGGGCTTTGATAGGCACAAAAGAGTTTATAAGAGAAATATCTAAACTAAAGATGCCTTTTAACGTATCCTCCACATCCCAAGCTATAGCAGATTACATTGTTTCAAACCACATAGATAACATCAAAAACCAAATAAAAGTTTTAACAGATGAAAGACATAGGCTAAAAGAAGCCCTTTCTGAGATAAAAGGTATAAAAGTGTATGATTCTTGTGCAAACTTTTTCCTAATAAAAGTAAACGATGCAGATTTTATTCATAAAAGCCTCATACAAAAAGGTATTTTGACAAGGAACATATCTTACCTTCCAAACCTTGAAAACCATATAAGGATAAGTATCGGTAAAAAAGAAGAAAACGACGCTCTTATAAACGCTTTAAAAGAAATAGCTCAACAAGTCTACCACGATAACAAGTCTACCACGGTCTATGAGTGA
- a CDS encoding SPFH domain-containing protein produces the protein MINLTIVLAIVIIALVLIRFSIRAVPQGEEWIIERLGRYHRTLKPGLAFIMPFVDYIRNKVNVREQFLDVPSQAVITKDNAIVQIDAVFFYRVVDSYNATYNITNIDASLIQLAKTNLRAIIGSMELEHALSNRDEINAKLRNNLSGIESEWGIVITRVEIRDILPPETIVKAMEKQIQADREKRAIILQAEANREKQRLESEGYLIAQTNRAEAIKRVGQAQADVIAMIGQSLKESGETAGLLQLGERYIEAIKDLASSNSSKLIIFPNSIIDAVKGLIDK, from the coding sequence TTGATAAATTTGACAATAGTGCTTGCAATTGTAATCATAGCGCTAGTATTGATAAGATTTTCTATAAGAGCGGTTCCCCAAGGAGAAGAGTGGATTATAGAAAGACTTGGTAGATACCATAGGACTTTAAAACCAGGCCTTGCTTTTATAATGCCTTTTGTAGATTACATCAGAAACAAGGTTAACGTAAGAGAGCAGTTTTTAGATGTACCTTCTCAAGCTGTCATAACAAAAGATAACGCTATAGTCCAAATAGACGCCGTTTTTTTCTACAGAGTGGTAGATAGCTACAACGCCACTTACAACATTACAAACATAGATGCATCGTTGATACAATTAGCCAAAACAAACCTAAGAGCCATAATAGGCTCCATGGAACTAGAACATGCCCTATCCAATAGAGATGAAATAAACGCAAAGCTTAGAAACAACTTATCTGGTATAGAAAGCGAATGGGGCATAGTGATAACAAGGGTAGAAATAAGAGATATACTTCCACCAGAAACCATAGTAAAAGCCATGGAAAAACAAATACAAGCTGATAGAGAAAAAAGAGCTATCATCCTTCAAGCAGAAGCCAATAGAGAAAAACAACGCTTAGAGTCCGAAGGTTATCTCATAGCACAAACCAACAGAGCAGAAGCTATAAAAAGGGTAGGACAAGCCCAAGCAGACGTCATAGCAATGATAGGGCAATCTCTAAAAGAATCAGGAGAAACCGCTGGTTTATTACAACTAGGAGAGCGTTATATAGAGGCTATAAAAGATTTGGCTTCTTCAAACAGCTCTAAGCTGATAATATTCCCAAACAGCATAATAGATGCCGTAAAAGGCCTTATAGACAAATGA
- the dnaN gene encoding DNA polymerase III subunit beta, producing MDLEKNQCSVVFDKKEFDDIVSKAKNTTESKSILPILSNFLIEIEHSKYFVKATDLENYIKIEGRPEQSEVSCTLCINSKKLSDIVKSLSSATFTLTLVNDPSTQSSYVQIQSGRSKFKLTLAEASEFPAFPEIEEDMISNNILGSMLLEGLERTDYAVAKEDAMNPTLTGVNMILDNNDGKPFVEFAATDGNRLTVFKKYYPKDESNENITLNKVSFTIPRKTVKILKSIVNKASFVNIYYKNGGSFLIFEDKAMGWTLFSRLLEGEFPDYKMYIENVERPLNAKIQRKDLRDLIRRLSFSADGTVIPIKLTFADNILIGETSDRELTEGRDEIDIDYVGEAFSVDLNARYLKESVDYAPCDYINISTDDPMNGILVSCGNFEEEGFYYASLIMPFG from the coding sequence ATGGATTTAGAAAAAAACCAATGTAGCGTAGTCTTCGATAAAAAAGAATTTGACGATATCGTATCCAAAGCTAAAAATACCACAGAATCGAAATCTATACTCCCAATATTATCAAATTTCCTAATAGAGATAGAACATTCTAAGTATTTTGTAAAAGCCACAGACTTAGAAAACTATATAAAGATAGAAGGTAGACCAGAGCAATCGGAAGTTAGCTGCACCTTGTGTATAAATTCTAAGAAACTAAGCGATATAGTAAAAAGTCTTTCTTCTGCAACATTCACGCTAACGCTTGTTAACGACCCTTCAACCCAAAGCTCTTACGTCCAAATACAGAGCGGCAGGAGTAAATTTAAGCTAACGTTAGCAGAAGCTTCCGAGTTTCCAGCTTTTCCAGAGATAGAAGAGGACATGATATCAAATAACATACTTGGCTCTATGCTGTTAGAGGGTTTGGAGAGGACAGATTACGCTGTAGCAAAAGAAGATGCCATGAACCCCACCCTCACAGGCGTAAACATGATACTTGACAACAACGATGGAAAGCCTTTTGTAGAGTTTGCCGCCACAGACGGCAATAGACTTACGGTTTTCAAAAAATACTACCCCAAAGATGAATCCAACGAAAATATAACTTTAAACAAAGTGTCTTTTACAATACCAAGAAAAACAGTAAAAATATTAAAATCCATAGTAAACAAAGCATCTTTTGTAAATATTTACTATAAAAACGGTGGCTCGTTTTTGATTTTCGAAGATAAGGCAATGGGCTGGACGTTGTTTAGCAGGCTTTTAGAAGGAGAGTTTCCAGATTATAAGATGTATATAGAAAACGTAGAAAGACCTTTAAACGCCAAAATACAGCGTAAAGATTTGAGAGATTTGATAAGAAGGCTTTCTTTTAGTGCAGATGGTACTGTTATACCTATAAAGCTTACCTTTGCCGACAACATTTTGATAGGAGAAACCTCAGATAGAGAACTAACAGAAGGAAGGGATGAGATCGATATAGATTACGTAGGAGAAGCTTTTAGCGTAGATCTAAACGCAAGATATCTAAAAGAATCCGTAGACTACGCTCCATGCGACTATATAAACATATCCACCGATGATCCTATGAACGGCATATTAGTTTCTTGTGGAAACTTTGAAGAAGAAGGTTTTTATTACGCCTCTTTAATAATGCCTTTTGGATGA
- a CDS encoding DsrE/DsrF/DrsH-like family protein, which translates to MERLAIIATKGTLDMAYPPLILASVGASMGLETAIFFTFYGLNIIHKEKVNQLKLAPVGNPAMPMAFPPSMEEKFPFLKSVSNFIPGPPQLMGVIPGMTDLMTEMMKKSIKEHGVASIPELLQLCKEADVKLIPCQMTMELFGYKYEDLIDGLEPPAGAMTLFDFLLEADKPITIFV; encoded by the coding sequence ATGGAAAGATTGGCTATAATAGCCACAAAAGGTACGTTAGATATGGCATATCCGCCATTGATATTAGCATCAGTAGGTGCTTCAATGGGTCTAGAAACGGCCATATTCTTTACGTTTTACGGCTTAAATATAATACATAAGGAAAAAGTAAACCAGCTAAAGCTGGCCCCTGTTGGAAATCCGGCTATGCCTATGGCATTCCCACCATCTATGGAAGAAAAGTTTCCTTTTCTTAAAAGCGTGTCAAACTTTATACCAGGTCCTCCTCAGCTAATGGGTGTAATACCCGGCATGACAGATCTTATGACAGAGATGATGAAAAAATCTATCAAAGAACACGGTGTGGCTTCTATACCAGAGCTTCTTCAGTTGTGTAAAGAAGCCGATGTTAAGCTAATACCCTGTCAGATGACTATGGAACTTTTCGGATACAAATACGAAGATTTAATAGACGGCTTGGAGCCACCGGCTGGAGCTATGACTTTGTTTGATTTCTTGTTGGAAGCAGATAAGCCGATAACAATTTTTGTTTAA
- the sbcD gene encoding exonuclease subunit SbcD translates to MTKFLHIGDIHAGKTLHNKSRNDDAEYAISQVIDFVKKEPVDFILMAGDIFDQYNPDTEATKIIFDFMVRELNDLKIPVVMITGNHDGHSFFEGYKTLAKYANMHLFVKPSPDDFVITIKDTNIICVPYISPKFIVRLWEDNSSAEYANKVENFINALISKAPRNTFNILLSHMMVKSAKPTKSEREASIGEYYAINLDNINNLKNLDYVALGHVHRYQKIPTTTDAYYTGSCFQIDFNEEGQEKYFNFVVLEKHSTNKVEKIKLDTKNQLKTIKVDAKSLNIEDIENVKGYVRVIIDDTIENTRLLESRLTSEHIASKILEIRRNVFEKPDIQVDINKIRNNLVDFYEEYYKAKYREDLPEDLKKAFVELQYKVEHIEE, encoded by the coding sequence ATGACCAAGTTTTTACACATAGGCGACATACATGCAGGGAAAACTCTTCATAACAAATCAAGAAACGACGATGCAGAATATGCCATATCTCAAGTGATAGATTTTGTAAAAAAAGAGCCTGTAGATTTTATTCTTATGGCGGGGGATATTTTTGATCAATACAACCCAGATACAGAAGCCACAAAAATCATATTTGATTTTATGGTAAGGGAGTTAAACGATTTAAAGATTCCAGTGGTTATGATCACCGGAAACCACGACGGGCATAGTTTTTTTGAAGGTTACAAGACTCTTGCCAAATACGCCAACATGCATTTGTTTGTAAAACCATCTCCAGACGATTTTGTTATCACAATAAAAGATACCAACATAATATGTGTGCCCTACATTTCTCCTAAGTTTATAGTTAGGCTCTGGGAAGATAACTCAAGTGCAGAGTACGCTAACAAAGTAGAAAATTTTATAAATGCGCTCATTTCAAAAGCTCCAAGAAATACCTTTAATATATTGCTTTCTCATATGATGGTAAAAAGTGCAAAACCAACAAAATCAGAAAGAGAAGCTTCCATAGGGGAGTATTACGCAATAAATTTAGACAACATAAACAACCTTAAAAACTTGGACTACGTTGCCTTAGGGCATGTGCATAGATATCAAAAGATACCCACCACTACAGATGCCTATTACACAGGTTCTTGTTTTCAAATAGATTTCAACGAAGAAGGACAAGAAAAATACTTCAACTTTGTGGTTTTAGAAAAGCATTCCACCAACAAAGTAGAAAAGATAAAATTAGACACAAAAAACCAGCTTAAAACTATAAAAGTTGATGCTAAAAGCTTAAATATAGAAGATATAGAAAACGTAAAAGGATACGTAAGAGTTATCATAGACGATACCATCGAAAACACCAGGCTTTTAGAATCAAGGCTAACATCAGAACATATAGCCAGCAAAATATTAGAGATAAGAAGAAACGTCTTTGAAAAACCAGATATACAAGTAGATATAAACAAAATAAGAAATAACCTTGTAGATTTTTACGAAGAATATTACAAGGCAAAATACCGCGAAGATTTGCCAGAGGATTTAAAAAAAGCATTTGTAGAACTTCAATACAAAGTAGAGCATATAGAAGAATAA
- a CDS encoding NfeD family protein: MSPFLWILLGIVLSLLELAHPVMIFFPIGLSAIATGVFGLLIEYFTKIPYEKMLITQLITFFVVSAINIYLLRKISKEWISVKTPKSSQPENAILGKEVYAKEDAKAKTMIEVESPSPILGVNLWHAKVLDDVKAGDKLVVVGHEGGILVCKKASPNV; the protein is encoded by the coding sequence ATGAGCCCGTTTCTTTGGATACTGCTTGGTATAGTGCTTTCTTTATTAGAACTAGCACATCCTGTAATGATATTCTTTCCCATAGGGCTTAGTGCTATTGCAACTGGAGTTTTTGGGCTTTTGATAGAATATTTTACAAAAATACCTTACGAAAAAATGCTCATAACCCAACTTATCACATTTTTTGTTGTAAGCGCTATAAATATATATCTTCTTCGTAAAATCTCAAAAGAGTGGATAAGTGTAAAAACACCAAAATCTTCTCAGCCAGAGAACGCTATACTTGGCAAGGAAGTTTACGCAAAAGAAGACGCTAAAGCAAAAACCATGATAGAGGTGGAATCCCCTTCTCCAATCCTCGGTGTAAACTTATGGCATGCAAAAGTTTTAGACGATGTAAAAGCAGGCGATAAGCTTGTAGTGGTTGGTCACGAGGGAGGTATATTGGTTTGCAAAAAAGCTTCCCCTAATGTATAG
- a CDS encoding 4Fe-4S dicluster domain-containing protein — protein sequence MDGHAYGYNLPISQKTKDVPWEEKVRIVEEVKSDFRYHEYIFGCLNCGVCTASCPSNRFFDYSPREIVQRFLEDDVEVLYDMMHEYIWACSQCFTCWIRCPFVNNPGGLVAIMREVAVRNAFDATKDLLKPYGRVLLKVMTTGNQLSADMLQPDFFPDWGPKMADNMENLRAKRMAIPFDVGKSVKTAWEVSLQTAIELYSIWRETGIFDMLEKIDPNLYNVIMDMVEENEERWEDMQEE from the coding sequence ATGGATGGACACGCTTACGGATACAATCTTCCCATATCGCAGAAAACCAAAGATGTGCCATGGGAAGAGAAGGTTAGAATTGTAGAGGAAGTCAAATCAGACTTTCGCTATCACGAATATATATTTGGTTGTTTAAATTGCGGTGTTTGTACTGCATCATGCCCATCCAACAGATTTTTTGATTATTCACCCAGAGAAATAGTCCAAAGATTTTTGGAAGATGATGTGGAAGTGCTTTATGACATGATGCACGAATACATATGGGCTTGTTCCCAATGCTTTACCTGTTGGATAAGATGTCCATTTGTAAACAACCCAGGTGGTCTTGTGGCTATAATGAGAGAAGTGGCTGTTAGAAACGCCTTTGACGCAACTAAAGATCTTCTCAAACCATACGGTCGTGTGCTCTTGAAGGTTATGACCACTGGTAACCAGCTCTCAGCGGATATGCTTCAACCGGACTTCTTCCCAGACTGGGGTCCAAAGATGGCTGACAATATGGAAAACTTGAGAGCAAAGCGTATGGCTATACCCTTTGATGTAGGTAAATCTGTAAAAACAGCTTGGGAAGTATCTCTTCAAACTGCCATAGAGCTTTACAGTATTTGGAGAGAAACAGGTATATTTGATATGCTTGAAAAGATAGACCCCAACCTTTACAACGTTATCATGGATATGGTAGAAGAAAACGAAGAGCGTTGGGAAGACATGCAAGAAGAGTGA
- a CDS encoding TIGR00730 family Rossman fold protein — MTDNNQILEELRLKEGDTWRIFKILSEFVNGFDTLSHVSPAVTFFGSARFDENNFYYKKAYQLSYEFGKGGYNVITGGGPGIMEAANRGAKDAGVISVGLNIKLPKEQKPNPYQTLSMSFEYFFVRKVMLIRYSIAYLVFPGGFGTMDELSEALTLIQTKKSPKFPIILFGKEFWEGLVDFYKNTFIKHGTIDEEDLSLIHLTDDIDEAIAIVDKHLLEKIKLMEEQKEDISKVERYKNTARIRGLR, encoded by the coding sequence ATGACTGACAACAACCAAATACTGGAAGAGCTAAGGTTAAAAGAAGGAGATACATGGCGTATCTTTAAAATACTCAGCGAATTTGTGAATGGGTTTGATACGCTATCCCATGTAAGCCCAGCGGTAACGTTTTTTGGAAGTGCCAGATTCGACGAAAACAACTTTTACTATAAAAAGGCTTATCAGCTTAGCTACGAGTTTGGAAAAGGTGGTTACAACGTTATAACAGGTGGCGGACCAGGCATTATGGAAGCAGCCAACAGAGGAGCTAAGGATGCTGGTGTCATATCGGTGGGTTTAAATATAAAGCTTCCCAAAGAGCAAAAGCCAAATCCATATCAGACACTCTCTATGAGCTTTGAATATTTCTTTGTAAGAAAAGTTATGCTTATAAGATACTCTATAGCCTATCTTGTTTTTCCTGGTGGATTTGGTACTATGGACGAACTCTCTGAAGCTCTTACCCTAATACAAACTAAAAAGAGTCCAAAATTTCCAATTATTCTCTTTGGTAAAGAATTTTGGGAAGGTCTTGTGGATTTTTACAAAAATACCTTTATAAAACATGGTACCATCGACGAGGAAGATTTATCTCTTATCCATCTTACCGATGATATAGACGAGGCTATAGCTATAGTAGACAAACATCTCTTAGAAAAAATAAAACTCATGGAAGAACAAAAAGAAGACATTTCTAAGGTAGAAAGATACAAAAATACCGCAAGGATTAGAGGTCTTAGATGA
- a CDS encoding DsrE family protein yields the protein MAVPNGFDKIIFYILTVPFFERADAVTGELINPQAGAPFFLATAATTMDFEVEMVITSEAGFLLMKDNAKKVKVRPGVEQTVYDFIKMAKEAGVKVYLCVPSLDLTEEYKREDVNTELCDGIIGGAAFLDKVMSGEYAVITL from the coding sequence ATGGCGGTACCAAATGGATTTGATAAAATTATTTTTTATATTTTAACTGTTCCATTTTTTGAAAGAGCCGATGCGGTGACTGGTGAGCTTATAAACCCTCAAGCGGGTGCACCTTTTTTCTTGGCTACTGCGGCTACAACAATGGACTTTGAAGTGGAGATGGTTATTACTTCAGAGGCCGGATTTTTGTTGATGAAAGACAATGCAAAAAAGGTTAAAGTAAGACCAGGCGTAGAACAAACTGTGTATGATTTTATAAAAATGGCAAAAGAAGCAGGAGTGAAGGTATATCTTTGCGTACCATCTTTAGACTTGACGGAAGAATACAAAAGGGAGGACGTTAACACCGAGCTTTGCGATGGTATAATAGGTGGTGCTGCATTCTTGGACAAAGTAATGAGTGGCGAGTACGCCGTTATAACCCTTTAA